The Glycine soja cultivar W05 chromosome 3, ASM419377v2, whole genome shotgun sequence genome window below encodes:
- the LOC114407133 gene encoding UDP-glycosyltransferase 73C6-like has product MASQEPQLHFVLFPLMSPGHLLPMTDLATILAQHNIIVTVVTTPHNASRLSETFSRASDSGLNLRLVQLQFPSQDAGFPEGCENFDMLPSMGMGLNFFLAANNFLHEPAEKVFEELTPKPNCIISDVGLAYTAHIATKFNIPRISFYGVSCFCLLWQQKLVTSNLLESIETDSEYFLIPDIPDKIEITKEQTSRPMHETWSEFVDKMAAAEAVTYGVVVNSFEELEPAYAGDFKKIRNDKVWCVGPVSLRNRNQLDKAQRGNKASSDAHSCMKWLDLQKPNSVVYVCLGSICNLIPLQLIELGLALEASEKPFIWVIRERNQTEELNKWINESGFEERTKGVGLLIRGWAPQVLILSHPAIGGFLTHCGWNSTIEAICAGMPMLTWPLFGDQFFNEKFIVQVLRIGVRVGVETPVNWGNEEKSGVLVKKEHVLKAIQVLMDEGNEREERRKRARELAEMAKKAVEGGSSHFNVTQLIQDIMQQSNKD; this is encoded by the coding sequence ATGGCATCCCAAGAACCTCAGCTTCACTTTGTTCTGTTTCCTCTCATGTCCCCAGGCCACTTGCTCCCCATGACAGACCTTGCAACAATATTAGCACAGCATAACATCATTGTTACCGTAGTCACAACCCCACATAACGCTTCTCGTTTATCAGAAACCTTTAGTCGTGCTTCAGACTCAGGGCTTAACCTCAGATTAGTTCAACTCCAATTtccatcccaagatgctggattTCCAGAAGGGTGTGAGAATTTTGACATGCTTCCTTCAATGGGTATGGGTTTGAATTTCTTCCTTGCTGCAAACAACTTTCTACATGAACCAGCAGAGAAAGTGTTTGAAGAGTTAACACCAAAACCAAACTGCATAATCTCTGATGTGGGTTTGGCATACACAGCCCACATCGCCACCAAATTCAACATCCCCAGAATTTCTTTCTACGGAGTTAGCTGCTTCTGTCTCTTGTGGCAGCAAAAGTTGGTCACTTCTAATCTTCTCGAGAGCATAGAAACAGATTCAGAGTACTTTCTGATACCTGACATCCCTGACAAAATTGAGATCACCAAAGAACAGACGTCAAGACCAATGCATGAAACCTGGAGCGAGTTTGTCGACAAAATGGCTGCGGCGGAAGCGGTTACTTATGGCGTGGTCGTGAATTCTTTTGAGGAGTTGGAGCCAGCATATGCAGGGGATTTCAAGAAGATCAGAAACGATAAAGTGTGGTGTGTTGGCCCTGTTTCACTCAGAAACAGGAATCAATTGGACAAGGCTCAGAGAGGGAACAAGGCCTCAAGTGATGCGCACAGTTGCATGAAGTGGCTTGATTTACAAAAGCCAAATTCAGTAGTTTACGTGTGCCTTGGAAGTATATGCAATTTAATTCCGTTGCAGTTGATAGAGCTTGGTTTGGCCTTAGAAGCATCTGAAAAACCATTCATTTGGGTTATCAGGGAGAGAAATCAAACAGAAGAGTTGAACAAGTGGATTAACGAATCAGGGTTTGAAGAGAGGACAAAGGGAGTGGGTCTTTTGATTCGGGGTTGGGCTCCTCAGGTACTAATACTATCACACCCTGCAATTGGAGGGTTCTTAACACACTGTGGTTGGAACTCTACCATCGAAGCAATATGTGCTGGAATGCCAATGCTTACGTGGCCGTTGTTTGGGGATCAATTCTTCAATGAGAAGTTCATTGTGCAGGTACTAAGAATTGGAGTGAGAGTTGGGGTGGAAACTCCTGTGAACTGGGGCAATGAAGAGAAAAGTGGGGTCTTGGTGaagaaagaacatgttttgaagGCTATACAAGTCTTAATGGATGAGGGAAatgaaagggaagagagaagaaaaagggcTAGAGAGCTTGCGGAGATGGCTAAGAAAGCTGTAGAAGGAGGATCTTCTCACTTCAACGTAACCCAGCTAATACAAGATATCATGCAACAGTCCAACAAAGACTAG